A window from Corynebacterium singulare encodes these proteins:
- the lepA gene encoding translation elongation factor 4, with protein sequence MSRNFAATTFTDPSKIRNFCIIAHIDHGKSTLADRILQLSQVVEERDMRDQYLDNMDIERERGITIKAQNVRLPWIPQSGEFEGQEIVMQMIDTPGHVDFTYEVSRALEACEGAILLVDAAQGIEAQTLANLYLAMENDLEIIPVLNKIDLPAADPEKYSLEIANIIGCEPEEVLRVSGKTGEGVPALLDKVAELVPAPTSEFGEDAPARAMVFDSVYDTYRGVVTYIRMMDGKLTPRQKVTMMATGTNHELLEVGIVSPTMQKCEGLGPGEVGYLITGVKNVRETKVGDTITWASNGASEPLKGYADPNPMVYSGLFPISQADFPDLRDALEKLQLNDASLTFEPETSVALGFGFRCGFLGLLHMEITRDRLEREFGLDLISTAPSVTYRVVAEDGEESIVHNPSDWPSGKLNEVYEPIVKMTIIVPEEFVGPTMELCQAKRGQMGGMDYLSEDRVELRYTMPLGEIIFDFFDMLKSRTKGYASLNYEEAGEQLADLVKVDILLNGDPVDAFSAIVHRESAQWYGNKMTKKLKELIPRQQFEVPIQAAIGSKIIARENIRAMRKDVLAKCYGGDISRKRKLLEKQKAGKKRMKSLGSVSVPQEAFVAALSTDSD encoded by the coding sequence ATGTCTAGAAACTTTGCGGCCACTACGTTTACGGATCCGTCCAAGATTCGAAACTTTTGCATTATCGCCCACATCGACCACGGCAAGTCGACGCTGGCTGATCGCATCCTGCAGTTGTCGCAGGTGGTGGAGGAGCGCGACATGCGCGACCAATACCTCGACAACATGGATATCGAGCGCGAGCGCGGCATCACCATTAAGGCGCAGAACGTGCGCCTGCCCTGGATTCCGCAGTCTGGCGAGTTCGAGGGTCAAGAGATTGTCATGCAGATGATTGATACCCCCGGCCACGTCGACTTCACCTATGAGGTCTCGCGTGCGCTGGAGGCGTGTGAGGGAGCCATCTTGCTTGTCGACGCCGCCCAGGGCATCGAAGCCCAAACCCTGGCCAACCTCTACCTGGCTATGGAAAATGACCTGGAGATCATCCCGGTCCTCAACAAGATTGATCTGCCTGCTGCGGATCCGGAGAAGTACTCCCTGGAGATCGCCAACATCATCGGCTGCGAGCCGGAGGAGGTGCTGCGCGTGTCCGGCAAGACCGGTGAGGGCGTGCCGGCGTTGCTCGACAAGGTGGCTGAGCTCGTCCCAGCCCCGACGTCCGAGTTTGGTGAGGATGCCCCGGCCCGCGCCATGGTCTTCGACTCGGTCTATGACACCTACCGTGGCGTGGTGACCTACATCCGCATGATGGATGGCAAACTCACCCCGCGCCAGAAGGTCACCATGATGGCCACGGGCACCAACCACGAGCTGCTGGAGGTGGGCATTGTCAGCCCCACGATGCAGAAGTGTGAAGGTCTAGGCCCGGGCGAGGTGGGTTACCTCATCACGGGCGTGAAGAACGTGCGTGAGACCAAGGTGGGTGACACGATTACGTGGGCGTCGAATGGCGCGAGCGAGCCGCTCAAGGGTTATGCCGACCCCAACCCCATGGTCTACTCCGGCTTGTTCCCCATCTCCCAGGCCGACTTCCCGGATCTGCGTGATGCGCTGGAGAAGCTGCAGCTTAACGACGCCTCCCTCACCTTCGAGCCCGAAACCTCCGTCGCCCTGGGCTTCGGTTTCCGTTGCGGCTTCCTAGGCCTGCTGCACATGGAGATTACCCGTGACCGCTTGGAGCGCGAGTTTGGCTTGGACCTGATTTCCACTGCTCCCTCGGTGACCTACCGCGTGGTGGCGGAAGACGGTGAGGAGTCCATCGTGCACAACCCGTCCGACTGGCCGAGCGGCAAGCTGAACGAGGTGTATGAGCCGATTGTGAAGATGACCATCATCGTGCCCGAGGAGTTCGTGGGCCCCACGATGGAGCTGTGCCAGGCTAAGCGTGGCCAGATGGGTGGCATGGATTACCTGTCTGAGGACCGCGTGGAGCTGCGCTACACCATGCCGTTGGGTGAAATCATCTTCGACTTCTTCGACATGCTCAAGTCCCGTACCAAGGGCTACGCTTCCCTCAACTACGAGGAGGCCGGTGAGCAGCTGGCGGACCTGGTTAAGGTGGATATCCTCCTCAACGGCGACCCGGTCGATGCCTTCTCCGCCATCGTGCACCGCGAGTCCGCGCAGTGGTACGGCAACAAGATGACGAAGAAGCTCAAGGAGCTCATCCCACGCCAGCAGTTCGAGGTACCCATCCAGGCGGCCATTGGCTCGAAGATCATCGCGCGTGAGAACATTCGCGCGATGCGCAAGGACGTGCTGGCCAAGTGTTACGGCGGCGATATTTCGCGTAAGCGCAAGCTGCTGGAGAAGCAGAAGGCCGGTAAGAAGCGCATGAAGTCCTTGGGCTCCGTCTCGGTGCCGCAGGAAGCCTTCGTCGCGGCGCTGTCCACGGATAGCGATTAA
- a CDS encoding type II toxin-antitoxin system PemK/MazF family toxin, translated as MTRLARILGFGRPEPVDDGLQRITERLGMNQTDSVTEPRKAADIRIEAATDHPRSVFFTPDMDGQADSGEVVWVWAPSDGKQSPPRERAILIVSRTRTTVLGLLISANPGHANKEEWLDIGTGEWDESGRQCWVRMDRVLEISEEQCRRQGTLFPERRFERIANRLRSRYHWA; from the coding sequence ATGACTAGGTTGGCCCGCATTTTAGGTTTCGGACGTCCCGAGCCGGTCGATGACGGCCTCCAGCGCATCACCGAACGCCTCGGAATGAACCAGACCGATTCCGTCACAGAACCGCGCAAAGCAGCCGATATCCGCATCGAGGCTGCCACCGACCATCCCCGCAGCGTCTTCTTCACCCCCGACATGGATGGGCAGGCCGACTCCGGTGAGGTCGTGTGGGTTTGGGCGCCTTCCGACGGCAAACAGTCCCCACCGCGCGAGCGCGCCATCCTCATCGTCTCCCGCACCCGCACCACCGTGCTGGGCCTGCTCATCTCCGCTAACCCGGGGCATGCGAATAAAGAGGAGTGGCTCGATATCGGCACCGGCGAATGGGATGAGTCCGGCCGCCAATGCTGGGTGCGCATGGACCGCGTGCTGGAAATTTCTGAAGAACAATGCCGCCGCCAAGGCACGCTCTTCCCAGAACGACGCTTCGAGCGCATTGCTAACCGTTTGCGCTCGCGCTACCACTGGGCGTGA
- the rpsT gene encoding 30S ribosomal protein S20 encodes MANIKSKQKRILTNEKSRQRNKAVRSAVRTEIRKFRAAVEAGDKAAAEKQLRVASRALDKSVSKGVFHRNNAANKKSGMATAFNKMA; translated from the coding sequence ATGGCAAACATCAAGTCCAAGCAGAAGCGCATTCTCACCAACGAGAAGTCCCGTCAGCGCAACAAGGCCGTGCGTTCCGCCGTACGCACCGAGATCCGCAAGTTCCGCGCTGCCGTCGAGGCTGGCGACAAGGCTGCCGCTGAGAAGCAGCTGCGCGTTGCATCCCGCGCACTGGACAAGTCCGTGTCCAAGGGCGTCTTCCACCGCAACAATGCGGCTAACAAGAAGTCCGGCATGGCTACCGCCTTCAACAAGATGGCCTAA
- a CDS encoding DNA adenine methylase: MKPLLKWVGGKRQLLPAIHSMLPESFDTYVEPFLGGGAVLFSLAPERARVNDLNTELITVYEVVRDNVDELIALLKEYPNESDFFYEMRARDRSPEFAHLSAVERAARTIYLNKTCYNGLYRVNNSGQFNAPFGRYANPTICDEPNLRAVSAYLAENDVVFSNGDYASLEANEGDVVYFDPPYDPVNPTSNFTGYQSGGFGRADQIRLKETCDALDARGVKFLLSNSATDFIKELYADYRIEIVGATRAVNSVASKRGKVDEVLVRNYA, translated from the coding sequence ATGAAACCGCTCCTGAAGTGGGTGGGAGGAAAACGTCAGTTACTTCCCGCCATCCACTCCATGCTGCCCGAGAGCTTCGACACCTACGTCGAGCCTTTCTTGGGCGGCGGAGCGGTTCTTTTTTCCTTGGCGCCCGAGCGCGCCCGGGTCAATGACCTTAATACCGAGCTCATCACCGTCTACGAGGTGGTCCGCGATAATGTGGACGAGCTCATCGCGCTGCTCAAGGAGTATCCGAATGAATCGGACTTCTTTTATGAGATGCGCGCCCGCGACCGATCACCGGAGTTCGCGCACTTAAGCGCCGTTGAGCGTGCCGCGCGCACGATTTATCTCAACAAGACCTGCTACAACGGTCTTTATCGCGTGAACAATTCGGGTCAGTTCAACGCCCCGTTTGGCCGCTACGCCAACCCCACGATTTGTGATGAGCCCAATCTGCGGGCGGTTTCGGCGTATCTGGCCGAGAATGACGTGGTCTTTTCCAACGGGGACTATGCCTCGTTGGAGGCGAACGAGGGGGATGTCGTCTACTTTGACCCGCCCTATGACCCCGTGAATCCGACGAGCAATTTCACCGGCTACCAGTCCGGCGGGTTCGGCCGCGCGGACCAAATACGCCTCAAGGAAACCTGCGATGCGCTGGATGCACGCGGGGTGAAGTTCCTGCTCTCGAATTCTGCGACGGATTTCATCAAGGAGCTCTACGCGGATTATCGCATCGAGATTGTGGGGGCTACACGCGCGGTGAATTCCGTGGCGTCGAAGCGCGGCAAGGTCGATGAGGTGCTCGTGCGCAATTATGCTTAA
- a CDS encoding type II restriction enzyme, whose protein sequence is MLNDAAWDRIFPHLETELATFGYAILEASRLKALSGREPRLMAKHDFSAARPAVFRKHGLSMLPIRRDAYFIGHFDLYQPFPDDAGPLTSVPVPEDIESIDFANVTSESAALTTAHLSGMLRDFLGGELVPTVSGRMSTQRLPMKVGGQDIVVDRAQMEIDAGFESAEHLVLVEAKNHLSPDFNIRQLYFPFRRFSLALKKEVVPVYLVYSNGVYHFYRYAFKDPADFRSIELIDAHRYTLGPSTLTPALVAGVLARTRVERPEIPFPQADSFARVISLLENPVAKADMPETFGFSPRQADYYTNAARYLGLEKLRGNRDERNLTLVEALAARPVFREMLESVAQSERALTVDEAMALMRAAELGLGDSTLRRRAGTVVAWSQWVAEHIAHSAG, encoded by the coding sequence ATGCTTAACGACGCCGCCTGGGACCGCATCTTCCCCCATCTCGAGACCGAACTGGCCACGTTTGGCTACGCCATCCTCGAGGCCTCACGGCTCAAAGCGCTGTCTGGGCGCGAGCCGCGGCTCATGGCTAAGCACGATTTCTCGGCCGCTCGCCCGGCGGTCTTTCGCAAGCATGGTTTGTCGATGCTACCCATTCGCCGCGACGCGTACTTCATCGGCCACTTCGACCTGTATCAGCCTTTCCCGGACGACGCAGGCCCACTGACGTCGGTGCCAGTGCCGGAGGATATTGAGTCGATCGATTTTGCGAATGTGACCTCGGAAAGCGCGGCGCTCACGACGGCGCATTTGAGTGGCATGCTCCGTGATTTTCTCGGCGGCGAGCTCGTGCCGACGGTGAGCGGGCGGATGTCCACGCAGCGCCTGCCTATGAAGGTGGGCGGCCAGGACATCGTGGTGGATCGCGCGCAGATGGAAATTGATGCGGGCTTCGAATCTGCGGAGCACCTAGTGCTCGTTGAGGCGAAGAACCACCTCTCCCCCGACTTCAACATCCGCCAGCTCTACTTTCCTTTCCGCCGTTTTTCGCTGGCGCTTAAGAAGGAGGTGGTGCCGGTGTATCTGGTGTATTCCAACGGCGTGTACCACTTCTATCGCTACGCGTTTAAGGACCCGGCGGACTTTCGGAGCATTGAGCTTATCGACGCCCACCGCTACACCCTCGGCCCCTCCACCCTCACCCCGGCCTTGGTAGCGGGTGTCCTCGCACGCACCCGCGTGGAGCGTCCAGAGATTCCCTTCCCCCAGGCGGATTCTTTTGCGCGCGTCATCAGCTTGCTGGAGAACCCCGTGGCGAAGGCAGACATGCCGGAAACCTTTGGTTTTAGCCCGCGGCAGGCGGATTATTACACCAACGCCGCCCGGTATCTGGGACTGGAGAAGCTGCGCGGCAACCGCGATGAGCGCAACCTCACGCTCGTGGAGGCGCTGGCCGCCCGGCCAGTGTTCCGGGAGATGCTGGAGAGCGTGGCGCAGTCGGAGCGCGCGCTGACGGTGGATGAGGCGATGGCGCTCATGCGCGCGGCCGAGCTAGGGCTGGGCGATAGCACCCTGCGACGCCGAGCCGGGACCGTCGTGGCATGGTCGCAGTGGGTCGCGGAGCATATCGCGCACAGCGCAGGCTAA
- a CDS encoding LysE family translocator, translating to MSWSAFAAIILMNLVGASAPGPDIVLITRYATRSRRHAIAAATGIQVGVLFWCSLTVFGAAALLTAFPGIMSLIQVVGGCFLVFMGVLSVRSGLELRTQPPQDEDDAAARLGSVRKVFRTGLATNLSNPKIVLFLAAMVAPLLPPHPPLWLSLALVLSLSLSSYVLFVVLSTVISTRPIRRRLLAAGPWIDIGSGVFFVVAGCALAWAGIQAA from the coding sequence ATGAGCTGGTCCGCGTTTGCGGCCATTATTCTCATGAACCTCGTGGGGGCGTCCGCGCCCGGCCCCGACATCGTGCTGATTACGCGTTATGCCACGCGCTCGCGCCGCCATGCCATCGCTGCAGCCACCGGGATTCAGGTGGGCGTGCTCTTCTGGTGCTCGCTCACCGTCTTTGGCGCGGCCGCTCTGCTCACGGCTTTTCCGGGGATCATGTCCCTGATTCAGGTCGTCGGCGGTTGCTTCTTGGTCTTCATGGGCGTGCTCTCCGTTCGGTCCGGCCTGGAATTGCGCACGCAGCCGCCGCAGGATGAGGACGACGCAGCGGCCCGACTGGGGTCGGTGCGCAAAGTCTTTCGCACCGGACTGGCCACCAACCTGTCCAACCCGAAGATCGTGCTCTTCCTCGCGGCCATGGTTGCCCCGCTGCTGCCGCCGCACCCGCCGCTGTGGCTGTCGTTGGCGCTGGTGCTGAGCCTGTCACTGTCGAGCTACGTGCTCTTTGTGGTGCTCTCAACGGTGATTTCTACCCGACCGATTCGCCGCCGCCTCCTGGCCGCGGGACCGTGGATCGACATCGGTTCCGGTGTCTTCTTTGTCGTGGCCGGCTGTGCCTTGGCGTGGGCCGGCATCCAGGCTGCTTAG
- a CDS encoding ankyrin repeat domain-containing protein, giving the protein MDEIQDFATKLFDFARDGDATLLEYISQGVNVDMVNQDGQSFIMLAAYHGHAELVRLLAAAGADVNLLNDRGQSPLAGAIFKKEDAVIDALLDAGADPTAGHPNAVDSARMFGREDLLERLS; this is encoded by the coding sequence ATGGATGAGATCCAGGACTTTGCAACCAAGCTTTTTGACTTCGCCCGCGACGGCGACGCCACCCTCCTTGAGTACATCTCCCAGGGCGTCAACGTGGACATGGTGAACCAGGACGGCCAGTCCTTCATCATGCTTGCCGCCTACCACGGGCATGCCGAGCTGGTGCGCCTACTGGCCGCCGCCGGCGCCGACGTCAACCTCCTCAACGACCGCGGCCAGTCTCCGCTGGCCGGGGCCATCTTCAAAAAGGAGGACGCGGTTATTGACGCCCTCCTCGACGCCGGCGCCGACCCAACCGCGGGCCACCCCAACGCCGTTGACTCGGCCCGCATGTTCGGCCGTGAGGATCTGCTCGAGCGACTGTCATGA
- the holA gene encoding DNA polymerase III subunit delta, producing MTGMSVHLILGDDEFLAERARLSVQQGDVTKLKASEVSEGEILEATSPSLFGDERCIVISDVEKAGKEVTRILLDAAANPMPGITLVLIYSITAKTLKKKKKPPEIVAALRKTGEVHEVFSLYPNELGPWATREFASHGVRPTPDVVQALLDGVGSDLRELASAISQLVFDTGGKVTREAVHEYYVGVAEVANWDIADAAVAGRVEAAVSTCRRALQLGASPVAIAAALANKVGNIARLYSARGDQYSLASQAGMAPYAVKLTQPVARRWSGENITKAVILMAELDGAVKGQGGEEEFAIEAAVRRVAELAR from the coding sequence ATGACAGGCATGTCCGTGCACCTCATCCTCGGCGATGACGAGTTCCTTGCCGAGCGCGCCCGCCTCTCCGTCCAACAGGGCGATGTCACCAAACTCAAGGCCTCCGAGGTCAGCGAAGGCGAAATCCTCGAGGCCACCAGCCCCTCCCTGTTCGGTGATGAGCGCTGCATCGTCATCAGTGATGTCGAGAAGGCCGGCAAAGAGGTCACGCGCATTCTTCTCGACGCCGCCGCCAACCCCATGCCCGGCATCACCCTGGTGCTCATCTACTCCATCACGGCCAAAACACTGAAGAAAAAGAAGAAGCCGCCGGAAATCGTCGCCGCCCTGCGCAAGACCGGCGAGGTACACGAGGTCTTTTCCCTGTACCCGAACGAGCTGGGTCCGTGGGCCACGCGTGAGTTCGCCTCCCACGGCGTGCGCCCGACCCCCGATGTGGTGCAGGCGCTTCTCGACGGCGTCGGCTCCGACCTCCGCGAACTCGCCTCTGCCATCTCCCAGCTTGTCTTCGATACCGGCGGCAAGGTTACCCGCGAGGCGGTCCACGAGTACTACGTCGGCGTGGCTGAGGTGGCCAACTGGGATATCGCGGACGCCGCCGTGGCTGGGCGCGTGGAGGCGGCGGTTTCGACGTGCCGCCGCGCCCTACAACTCGGCGCGAGCCCCGTGGCGATTGCCGCGGCCTTGGCCAACAAAGTGGGCAACATCGCACGCCTGTACTCCGCACGCGGTGACCAGTATTCGCTGGCCTCCCAAGCCGGCATGGCACCGTATGCGGTCAAGCTCACCCAGCCGGTGGCGCGCCGCTGGTCGGGGGAGAATATCACCAAGGCCGTCATTCTCATGGCGGAGCTCGACGGCGCAGTCAAAGGCCAGGGCGGCGAAGAGGAGTTTGCCATTGAGGCCGCCGTGCGCCGGGTGGCGGAGTTGGCGCGCTAA
- a CDS encoding ComEC/Rec2 family competence protein: MRELRLVPAAAVAWLATLAVLFGQPWLLVGLVAFVLVRQRAPGQAILCTASGALFATVAAVRMHRAGQFRFGAEVTGRLTADPIQTASGWMVRLSVPGYPAQLPVFLSEQPEAWSGSLVTIHGQPGPSNRVGVGQTVFSGDLTAHAHSWTATVAANFRDICDNGLIPGMVLGDTSLQSPEDKQLYIDTGLSHLSAVSGSNVAIVCAAAALLVKGQRVRVGASASALALFVALVGWEPSVQRATVAGVAGLLAVLNSSKMEPLHALSLGVLFLLACDSDLAVSYGFALSVAATAGIVALTPLLLRVLGTGIIARAVAVAIAADIVTMPLIALMTGRVSVVSVIANVLAAPVVPIITVVGLIAAALAQIGLGRPLVILIEPLADWIHAVAAAMPLTTVEAGPIAVLLLGGWLIAALLR; this comes from the coding sequence GTGAGGGAGTTGCGGCTCGTGCCCGCGGCGGCGGTGGCGTGGTTGGCCACTCTTGCGGTGCTCTTCGGCCAGCCGTGGTTGTTGGTGGGGCTTGTCGCCTTTGTCCTTGTGCGCCAGCGCGCGCCTGGGCAGGCCATCCTCTGCACCGCCAGCGGTGCCCTCTTCGCCACGGTGGCCGCTGTACGCATGCACCGCGCCGGGCAGTTCCGCTTCGGCGCCGAGGTTACCGGCCGCCTCACTGCGGATCCCATCCAGACCGCCTCGGGGTGGATGGTGCGCCTGTCCGTTCCCGGATACCCGGCGCAGCTTCCGGTTTTCCTTAGCGAGCAGCCTGAGGCCTGGTCCGGCTCGCTCGTCACGATTCACGGCCAGCCCGGCCCATCCAACCGCGTCGGGGTAGGTCAGACCGTCTTCAGCGGCGATCTCACCGCCCACGCGCACAGCTGGACCGCCACCGTCGCCGCGAACTTTCGCGACATCTGCGATAACGGCCTCATCCCCGGAATGGTGCTGGGAGACACCAGCCTGCAAAGCCCTGAAGACAAGCAGCTCTACATCGACACCGGCCTCTCACACCTCAGCGCGGTCTCCGGGTCGAACGTCGCCATCGTGTGTGCCGCGGCAGCGTTGCTGGTGAAGGGGCAGAGGGTGAGGGTGGGGGCGTCGGCAAGCGCGTTGGCGTTGTTTGTGGCGCTGGTGGGATGGGAGCCCTCCGTCCAGCGCGCCACCGTCGCCGGCGTGGCTGGGCTGCTCGCCGTGCTCAATTCCTCCAAGATGGAACCGCTCCACGCGCTCTCCCTCGGCGTGCTGTTCCTGCTGGCCTGCGATAGCGACCTCGCAGTCAGCTACGGCTTCGCCTTGTCCGTCGCCGCCACCGCGGGCATTGTGGCGCTGACCCCGCTGCTGCTGCGCGTGTTGGGAACCGGCATCATTGCGCGTGCGGTTGCGGTGGCCATCGCCGCGGATATCGTCACCATGCCACTCATTGCGCTCATGACCGGGCGCGTCTCGGTGGTCTCCGTCATCGCTAACGTGCTGGCAGCACCCGTGGTGCCCATCATCACCGTTGTGGGGCTCATCGCCGCCGCACTCGCCCAAATAGGCCTCGGCCGCCCGCTTGTCATCCTCATCGAACCCCTCGCAGACTGGATCCACGCCGTCGCCGCTGCCATGCCTCTGACCACGGTGGAAGCTGGGCCCATTGCCGTGCTGCTCCTCGGCGGGTGGCTCATCGCCGCGTTGCTAAGATGA
- a CDS encoding ComEA family DNA-binding protein: MTAIADRLRDLTRPTGEEELLNVDYPRPRLRVPPRLALVAAGLAAVGLLAWLGTSRESTNPYEVPALSSEVPADIVVSVVGEVDSPGLVTLAPGARVNDALAVAGPKVPTDNLNLAQKLNDGEQITVGAPPAAPGEDGGAAGTGDGTVSLNSATAEELTTLPGVGPATAAAIIAHREEAGHFSSVDQLMDVSGIGPAKFAQLKDKVRP; encoded by the coding sequence ATGACTGCGATTGCTGACCGTCTTCGTGACCTCACCCGGCCGACCGGGGAAGAAGAGCTGCTCAACGTTGACTACCCGCGCCCACGGCTGCGCGTGCCCCCGCGACTGGCGCTCGTGGCGGCGGGGCTGGCTGCGGTGGGTCTGCTCGCGTGGCTGGGCACCTCCCGCGAGTCCACTAATCCTTATGAGGTGCCCGCGCTCAGCAGCGAGGTGCCGGCGGACATCGTGGTGTCGGTGGTCGGGGAGGTGGATTCGCCCGGCCTGGTCACCCTGGCTCCGGGCGCGCGCGTCAACGATGCGCTGGCGGTCGCGGGGCCGAAGGTGCCCACGGATAACCTCAACTTGGCGCAGAAGCTTAACGACGGCGAGCAGATCACCGTCGGCGCCCCACCCGCCGCCCCTGGGGAAGACGGAGGCGCGGCCGGAACTGGTGATGGGACGGTGTCGCTCAATTCCGCGACCGCGGAGGAGCTCACGACCTTGCCGGGCGTGGGCCCGGCGACGGCCGCGGCCATCATCGCGCACCGCGAGGAAGCGGGACACTTTTCCTCGGTGGACCAACTCATGGACGTCTCCGGTATCGGTCCGGCAAAGTTCGCGCAGCTTAAAGACAAGGTGCGTCCGTGA
- a CDS encoding DegV family protein has product MIRVVTDSAAGLPADIVEELGISVVDLHVMESHGKDGAETSTSGLTALELAALYGREMERSGDDGVLAIHLSKELSSTWSAAVTASGVFPDTVRVIDSGTAGMAMGAAAMTAAKLAQEGASLKECYDGAIDTLERSHTWVYLNSTEDLRRSGRMSAATAMLSTALLATKPIMAVQAGKLEMVGKTRTQTKAFTKLVDLVASRAEGKPAFVAVQYNEDEAAARRLEDLLRMALPESSFMRVALTDVLSVHVGPGAIGVSVVFS; this is encoded by the coding sequence GTGATCCGCGTCGTCACCGACTCCGCCGCGGGGCTTCCCGCGGACATCGTGGAGGAGCTGGGCATCAGCGTGGTGGATCTCCACGTTATGGAAAGCCACGGCAAGGACGGTGCAGAAACGTCCACGTCGGGGCTCACGGCGCTGGAACTCGCGGCGCTGTATGGCCGCGAAATGGAGCGCTCCGGCGATGACGGCGTGCTGGCCATCCACCTGTCGAAGGAGCTGTCCTCGACGTGGTCGGCGGCCGTGACGGCCTCGGGTGTCTTCCCCGACACCGTCCGCGTCATCGACTCCGGTACTGCCGGCATGGCCATGGGCGCGGCCGCAATGACCGCCGCGAAGCTGGCCCAAGAAGGCGCGTCGCTGAAGGAATGCTATGACGGCGCCATCGACACTCTAGAGCGCAGCCACACATGGGTCTATCTCAACTCTACGGAGGATCTTCGCCGCTCCGGGCGCATGTCCGCGGCGACGGCGATGTTATCCACAGCCCTCCTGGCCACCAAGCCCATCATGGCGGTGCAGGCCGGAAAATTGGAGATGGTGGGCAAAACCCGCACGCAGACTAAGGCTTTTACCAAGCTCGTGGACCTTGTGGCCTCCCGCGCGGAGGGCAAGCCGGCCTTCGTTGCGGTGCAGTATAACGAGGATGAGGCCGCCGCGCGCCGCCTGGAGGATCTGCTGCGTATGGCGTTGCCGGAGTCGTCCTTTATGCGCGTTGCGCTTACCGACGTCCTCTCGGTCCACGTCGGCCCCGGAGCCATCGGCGTCTCCGTCGTGTTCAGTTAG
- a CDS encoding histidine phosphatase family protein, which translates to MTRRLLLIRHGQTTYNATGRMQGHLDTELSEVGYAQARAAAELLEDKEITAIVASDLIRARDTADVIGRQLGIEVDVDKRLRETHLGDWQGMTSAEVDEQYPGARALWRHDPTWAPPQGESRVDVARRARPVIDELMRELPDWDEGAVLVVAHGGAISALTCHLLGLEHHQYGILSGLKNTHWSQLTARPEFDASQPLSPLEFTPDNVERAQWYFDGWNMGGAVIGGAGADV; encoded by the coding sequence ATGACCCGCCGCCTCCTCCTCATCCGCCACGGTCAAACCACCTACAACGCCACCGGCCGGATGCAGGGGCACCTCGACACCGAGCTGTCTGAAGTTGGCTATGCCCAAGCCCGGGCCGCCGCCGAGCTGCTCGAGGACAAAGAGATTACGGCCATCGTGGCCTCCGACCTCATCCGCGCCCGCGATACCGCGGACGTAATCGGGCGGCAGTTGGGGATTGAGGTGGACGTCGACAAGCGCCTGCGTGAGACCCACCTCGGTGACTGGCAGGGCATGACCTCCGCCGAAGTCGATGAACAGTACCCCGGTGCGCGCGCTCTGTGGCGCCACGATCCCACGTGGGCCCCGCCGCAGGGCGAAAGCCGCGTTGACGTGGCCCGCCGTGCCCGCCCAGTCATTGATGAGCTCATGCGCGAGCTGCCTGACTGGGATGAAGGCGCGGTGCTCGTCGTTGCGCACGGCGGCGCTATTTCCGCGCTGACCTGCCACCTGTTGGGCCTGGAGCACCACCAATACGGCATCCTCTCCGGGCTGAAGAACACGCATTGGTCGCAGCTGACCGCCCGCCCCGAATTCGATGCCTCCCAGCCGCTGTCCCCGCTGGAATTCACACCGGACAACGTAGAACGCGCGCAGTGGTACTTCGACGGCTGGAACATGGGCGGTGCCGTCATTGGCGGCGCGGGAGCAGACGTCTAG
- the rsfS gene encoding ribosome silencing factor: MSITDEARLMAETAALAADEKLATNIAAIDVSDVLAITEVFVLASADTERQVASIVEEVEDELTKKGFEPKRREGNRENRWVLLDYGPIVVHVQRNDQREFYGLDRLYHDCPLIEIPGIEAPERPGEWATEVNPREVESIDEIPLAQPEPEDDEL, translated from the coding sequence ATGTCGATTACTGATGAAGCACGCCTCATGGCGGAAACCGCGGCCTTGGCCGCGGATGAAAAGCTGGCCACCAACATCGCCGCCATTGACGTCTCCGACGTGCTCGCCATCACTGAGGTCTTCGTCTTGGCCTCCGCCGATACCGAGCGCCAGGTGGCGTCCATCGTTGAAGAGGTGGAGGATGAGCTGACCAAGAAGGGCTTTGAGCCCAAGCGTCGTGAGGGCAACCGCGAAAACCGCTGGGTGTTGCTCGATTATGGCCCCATCGTCGTCCACGTTCAGCGCAATGATCAGCGCGAATTCTACGGACTCGACCGCCTCTACCACGACTGCCCGCTCATCGAGATCCCGGGCATTGAGGCCCCGGAGCGCCCCGGCGAGTGGGCCACCGAGGTCAACCCCCGCGAGGTCGAGTCCATTGATGAGATTCCGCTGGCCCAGCCGGAGCCGGAAGACGACGAATTATGA